A genomic region of Parambassis ranga chromosome 7, fParRan2.1, whole genome shotgun sequence contains the following coding sequences:
- the sst6.1 gene encoding cortistatin, translated as MQLLLVLAAIMGVLFSVRAAAVLPVEDRSPIHVNRELSKERKELILKLVSGLLDGALDTNMLPAEAAPVDLEEPLESRLEERAVYNRLSLPQRDRKAPCKNFFWKTFTSC; from the exons ATGCAGCTTCTGTTGGTGTTAGCAGCTATCATGGGGGTTCTGTTCAGCGTTAGAGCAGCTGCCGTGCTTCCTGTGGAGGACAGAAGCCCCATCCATGTGAACAGG GAGCTGAGTAAAGAGCGTAAGGAGCTGATTCTGAAGCTGGTGTCAGGCTTGCTGGATGGAGCTCTGGACACCAACATGTTGCCGGCGGAAGCGGCGCCTGTGGATCTGGAGGAGCCGTTAGAATCCCGTCTGGAGGAGAGGGCTGTGTATAACAGGCTATCACTGCCTCAGCGCGACCGCAAAGCCCCCTGTAAAAACTTCTTTTGGAAAACTTTCACCTCCTGCTAA
- the srm gene encoding spermidine synthase: MDHIKDGWFTESCALWPGQAMSLQVEEVLYHQKSKFQDVMVFKSKTYGNVLILDGVIQCTERDEFAYQEMIANLPLCSHPSPKKVLIIGGGDGGVLREVVKHPLVESVILCEIDEDVINVSKKFLPGMAKGFFSPKLTLHIGDGFEFMKQNQDAFDIIITDSSDPVGPAESLFKESYYQLMKAALTSGGILCSQGECQWLHLELIKEMQTFCKTLFPVVDYAYSTIPTYPSGQIGFMLCSKNPETNFKEPVKALSKEEMENLNLKYYNPEIHKASFVLPEFARKVLSEA; encoded by the exons ATGGACCACATAAAGGATGGATGGTTTACGGAATCATGCGCGCTATGGCCGGGTCAAGCAATGAGCCTCCAGGTGGAAGAGGTCCTCTACCATCAGAAATCCAAATTTCAAGATGTTATGGTATTCAAGAG TAAAACCTACGGGAATGTTTTGATCCTGGATGGAGTGATCCAGTGCACAGAGAGGGATGAGTTTGCCTATCAAGAAATGATTGCCAACCTTCCTCTGTGCAGCCATCCCTCTCCAAAAAAG GTTCTGATTATTGGAGGTGGAGATGGTGGTGTGTTAAGGGAAGTGGTGAAGCATCCTCTGGTGGAATCTGTGATTCTTTGTGAGATAGATGAG GATGTCATTAATGTATCAAAGAAGTTCCTCCCGGGGATGGCCAAAGGGTTCTTTAGTCCTAAGCTCACCCTCCATATTGGAGATGGCTTTGAGTTTATGAAGCAGAATCAAGATGCCTTTGACATCATTATCACCGATTCCTCAGACCCAGTTG gaCCTGCTGAGAGTTTGTTTAAGGAGTCCTACTATCAGCTGATGAAGGCAGCATTGACAAGTGGCGGAATTCTTTGTTCCCAGG GAGAGTGCCAGTGGCTCCATTTAGAGCTGATAAAGGAGATGCAAACCTTCTGTAAGACCCTATTCCCTGTGGTGGACTATGCCTACAGCACCATCCCAACTTATCCAAGTGGCCAAATTGGATTCATGCTGTGCAGTAAAAATCCT GAAACAAATTTCAAGGAACCGGTGAAAGCACTGTcaaaagaagaaatggaaaaCTTGAACCTTAAATATTACAACCCTGAAATTCACAAAGCGTCATTCGTCCTGCCTGAGTTTGCAAGAAAG GTACTCAGCGAAGcatga